The proteins below are encoded in one region of Thermus caldifontis:
- the metG gene encoding methionine--tRNA ligase, which yields MEKVFYITTPIYYVNAEPHLGHAYTTVVADFLARWHRLDGYRTFFLTGTDEHGETVYRAALKAGEEPKAFVDRVSQRFRKAWELLGIAYDDFIRTTEERHKRVVQRVLQKVYEAGDIYYGEYEGLYCVSCERFYTEKELQGDLCPIHARPVERRREGNYFFRMERYREWLIDYLQTHPDLIRPEGYRNEVLSMLSEPIGDLSISRPKARVPWGIPLPWDEAHVTYVWFDALLNYVSALGYPEDPRYATFWPQAWHLIGKDILKPHAVFWPTMLKAAGIPMYRHLNVGGFLLGPDGRKMSKTLGNVVDPFALTEKYGRDAVRYYLLREIPYGQDTSVSEEALKARYEADLADDLGNLLQRTRAMLFRFAEGRIPEPVPGEELEEGTRLAGRLRGLVRDLRFHVALEEAMAYVKAINRYINEKRPWELHKKDPEGAKAVLYRAVEGLRIASILLTPAMPGKMAELRRALGLKEEVSLEEAERWGLAEPLPLPQEAGVLFPKESPREEARGGNMEGTKEDRFIGMEDFAKVELRVAQVVAAEKHPNADKLLVLRLSLGSEERTVVSGIAQWYRPEDLVGKKVVVVANLKPARLRGVESQGMILAASEGDRLALVTVEGEIPPGALVK from the coding sequence ATGGAAAAGGTTTTTTACATCACCACCCCCATCTACTACGTGAATGCGGAACCCCACCTGGGCCACGCCTACACCACGGTGGTGGCGGACTTCCTGGCCCGCTGGCACCGGTTGGACGGATACCGGACCTTTTTCCTCACCGGCACCGACGAGCACGGGGAAACCGTCTACCGGGCGGCCCTGAAGGCGGGAGAGGAGCCAAAGGCCTTTGTGGACCGGGTATCCCAGCGCTTCCGCAAGGCTTGGGAGCTTTTGGGCATCGCCTACGACGATTTCATCCGTACCACGGAGGAGCGGCATAAGCGGGTGGTGCAACGGGTCTTGCAGAAGGTCTACGAGGCTGGGGACATCTACTACGGGGAGTATGAGGGGCTTTACTGCGTAAGCTGCGAGCGCTTCTACACGGAGAAGGAGCTTCAAGGGGATCTTTGCCCCATCCACGCCCGCCCTGTGGAGCGGAGACGGGAAGGGAACTACTTCTTCCGCATGGAGAGGTACCGGGAGTGGCTCATCGACTACCTCCAGACCCACCCCGACCTCATCCGGCCCGAGGGGTACAGGAACGAGGTGCTTTCCATGCTCTCCGAGCCCATTGGGGATCTTTCCATCTCCCGGCCCAAGGCCCGCGTCCCTTGGGGCATCCCCCTGCCCTGGGATGAGGCCCACGTGACCTACGTGTGGTTTGACGCCCTTCTCAACTACGTTTCCGCCCTGGGCTACCCCGAGGACCCCCGCTACGCCACCTTCTGGCCCCAGGCCTGGCACCTGATCGGTAAGGACATCCTGAAGCCCCATGCCGTCTTCTGGCCCACCATGCTGAAGGCGGCGGGGATTCCCATGTACCGGCACCTGAACGTGGGGGGGTTCCTGCTGGGGCCGGATGGCCGCAAGATGAGCAAAACCCTGGGGAACGTGGTGGACCCCTTTGCCCTCACGGAGAAGTACGGCCGGGATGCGGTGCGCTATTACCTTTTGCGGGAGATTCCCTATGGCCAGGATACGTCGGTGAGCGAGGAGGCCTTGAAGGCCAGGTACGAGGCGGATCTCGCCGACGACCTGGGCAACCTTCTCCAGCGCACCCGGGCCATGCTCTTTCGTTTCGCTGAGGGACGCATTCCCGAGCCGGTTCCCGGGGAGGAGCTGGAGGAGGGCACGCGCCTTGCGGGACGCCTCAGGGGTCTGGTGCGGGACCTTCGCTTCCACGTGGCCCTCGAGGAGGCCATGGCCTACGTCAAGGCCATAAACCGCTACATCAACGAGAAGCGTCCCTGGGAGCTTCACAAGAAGGACCCGGAAGGTGCCAAGGCGGTGCTCTACCGGGCGGTGGAGGGCCTGAGGATCGCCTCCATCCTCCTTACCCCGGCCATGCCGGGCAAGATGGCCGAGCTAAGGCGGGCCTTGGGCCTGAAGGAGGAGGTGAGCCTCGAGGAGGCGGAGCGCTGGGGCCTGGCGGAACCCCTTCCCCTTCCCCAGGAGGCGGGGGTTCTCTTTCCCAAGGAAAGCCCAAGGGAGGAGGCCAGGGGAGGCAACATGGAGGGGACCAAGGAGGATCGCTTCATCGGCATGGAGGACTTCGCCAAGGTGGAGCTTAGGGTGGCCCAGGTGGTGGCGGCGGAGAAGCACCCCAACGCCGATAAACTCCTGGTGCTTAGGCTCTCCCTGGGGAGCGAGGAGCGCACCGTGGTTTCCGGCATCGCCCAGTGGTACCGCCCCGAGGACCTGGTGGGGAAAAAGGTGGTGGTGGTGGCCAACCTCAAGCCTGCCAGGCTCCGGGGCGTGGAGAGCCAGGGGATGATCCTGGCGGCATCCGAGGGGGATAGGCTGGCCCTGGTCACGGTGGAGGGGGAGATTCCCCCGGGGGCGTTGGTGAAATAG
- the rpiA gene encoding ribose-5-phosphate isomerase RpiA — protein sequence MERPLESYKKEAAHAAVAYVQDGMVVGLGTGSTARYAVLELARRIREGELKGVVGVPTSEATKDLALREGIRVVELPPEGVDLAIDGADEIAPDLSLIKGLGGALLREKIVESNAKEFIVIADHTKKVPVLGRGVVPVEIVPFGHLATLKAIRALGGEPELRMEGDEFYFTDGGHLIADVRFGPIGDPLGLHKALLEIPGVVETGFFVGLATRALVAGPMGVEEILP from the coding sequence ATGGAAAGACCCTTGGAATCGTATAAGAAGGAGGCGGCCCACGCCGCTGTGGCCTATGTCCAGGATGGCATGGTGGTGGGCCTGGGCACGGGGTCCACGGCCCGGTATGCCGTCTTGGAGCTGGCCCGGCGGATTAGGGAAGGGGAACTCAAAGGGGTTGTGGGGGTCCCCACCTCGGAGGCCACCAAGGACCTGGCCCTTAGGGAGGGGATTCGCGTGGTGGAGCTTCCTCCGGAGGGGGTGGACCTGGCCATAGACGGGGCCGATGAGATCGCTCCGGACCTTTCCCTGATCAAGGGCCTGGGCGGGGCTCTCCTGCGGGAGAAGATTGTGGAGAGCAACGCCAAGGAGTTTATCGTGATCGCCGACCACACCAAGAAGGTGCCCGTGCTGGGCCGGGGGGTGGTGCCGGTGGAGATCGTGCCCTTTGGCCATCTGGCCACCTTGAAGGCCATCCGCGCCCTGGGCGGGGAGCCGGAGCTCAGGATGGAGGGGGATGAGTTTTACTTCACCGACGGGGGGCACTTGATCGCCGATGTGCGCTTTGGTCCCATTGGGGACCCTCTGGGCCTGCACAAGGCCCTTTTGGAGATCCCCGGAGTGGTGGAGACGGGGTTTTTCGTGGGGTTGGCCACCCGGGCCCTGGTGGCGGGGCCCATGGGGGTGGAGGAGATACTCCCGTAA
- the bcp gene encoding thioredoxin-dependent thiol peroxidase, with the protein MELGTLAPDIALPDQEGRIHRLSDYRGRWVVLYFYPKDDTPGCTKEACGFRDRMGDLQELGAVVLGVSADDVESHKRFAEKYGLNFPLLADPERRAILPYGAWGKKNLYGKEYEGVLRQTFLIDPEGRIAKVWKKVSPEGHAEEVAEALRSLRGF; encoded by the coding sequence ATGGAGCTTGGAACCCTTGCGCCCGATATCGCCCTGCCGGACCAAGAGGGGCGGATCCACCGGCTTTCCGATTACCGGGGGAGGTGGGTGGTTCTCTACTTCTATCCCAAGGACGATACCCCCGGGTGCACCAAGGAGGCTTGCGGCTTCCGTGACCGTATGGGGGATTTGCAGGAACTGGGAGCCGTGGTCTTAGGGGTTTCTGCGGACGATGTGGAAAGCCACAAGCGCTTTGCCGAGAAGTACGGTCTCAACTTTCCCCTTCTTGCTGACCCCGAGCGGCGAGCCATCCTGCCCTATGGGGCCTGGGGGAAAAAGAACCTTTATGGCAAGGAGTACGAAGGGGTGTTGCGCCAGACCTTCCTGATAGACCCTGAAGGGCGCATCGCCAAGGTATGGAAAAAGGTGTCCCCTGAGGGGCACGCCGAGGAGGTGGCCGAGGCCTTGCGGAGTTTGCGGGGGTTTTAG
- a CDS encoding adenosine diphosphatase: MELKLIPIEKPENLNVILGQAHFIKTVEDLHEALVTAVPGIRFGLAFSEASGKRLVRRSGTDPELMELAVRNILNLAAGHTFLIVLGEGFYPINVLHAVKACPEVVRIFAATANPLQVVVAEEGEGRAILGVMDGFKPLGVEDEAEVAWRKDLLRRFGYKL; the protein is encoded by the coding sequence ATGGAACTCAAGCTCATCCCCATAGAGAAGCCGGAAAACCTCAACGTCATCCTGGGCCAGGCCCACTTCATCAAAACGGTGGAGGACCTCCACGAGGCCTTGGTGACCGCCGTGCCGGGTATCAGGTTTGGCCTTGCCTTCTCCGAGGCCAGCGGCAAGCGCCTGGTGCGGCGTTCCGGCACGGATCCCGAGCTTATGGAGCTTGCGGTGCGGAATATCCTCAACCTGGCGGCAGGGCACACCTTCCTCATCGTGTTGGGTGAGGGGTTTTACCCCATTAATGTGCTCCACGCGGTGAAGGCTTGCCCTGAGGTGGTGCGCATCTTTGCCGCCACCGCCAACCCCCTCCAGGTGGTGGTGGCCGAGGAGGGGGAAGGGCGGGCCATCCTGGGGGTTATGGATGGTTTCAAGCCCCTAGGGGTAGAGGATGAGGCCGAGGTGGCCTGGCGCAAGGACCTCCTCCGCCGCTTCGGCTACAAACTTTAG
- the mqnC gene encoding cyclic dehypoxanthinyl futalosine synthase: MGPMDVLEKAVGGERLTETEVLSLFDLPLPELAAAAHEVRLQKTHPEVVTFLIDRNINYTNVCTVGCAFCAFYRTRRQKDAYTLTFEAIAEKVEELYQVGGRRILMQGGVNPELPLEWYLDLLRYLKNRFPDLRIDAFSPEEILGLERLTGLKAKEILEKLMEAGLDGMPGAGAEILVDEVRHKAAPARIKTADWYRIVDAAQALGLYTLASMVIGFGEGPRERTAHLLGLRAQQDKALEKYQNGFAAFALWTLQVEHTRLKGKAPGATAHEYLKTLAIARLTLDNFAHLQASWPTLGFKVAQAALYYGADDFGSTMLEENVVSAAGGHGRTHATVREIVRHIVDAGFRPAERDPLYRILRYPDPKALLEEGVELPLA, translated from the coding sequence ATGGGTCCCATGGATGTTCTGGAAAAGGCCGTAGGGGGGGAGAGGCTTACCGAAACCGAGGTGCTCTCCCTTTTTGACCTCCCCCTGCCCGAGCTGGCTGCCGCCGCTCACGAGGTGCGCCTTCAGAAAACCCATCCAGAGGTGGTGACCTTTCTCATAGACCGCAACATCAACTACACCAACGTCTGCACGGTGGGTTGCGCCTTTTGCGCCTTTTACCGCACCCGGCGGCAGAAGGATGCCTACACCCTCACCTTTGAGGCCATCGCCGAGAAGGTAGAGGAACTCTACCAGGTGGGGGGAAGGCGCATCCTGATGCAAGGGGGGGTGAACCCCGAGCTTCCCCTGGAGTGGTACCTGGACCTTCTCCGCTACCTCAAGAACCGCTTCCCCGACCTGCGCATCGACGCCTTCAGCCCCGAGGAGATCCTAGGGCTGGAAAGGCTCACGGGGCTTAAGGCCAAGGAGATCTTGGAAAAGCTGATGGAGGCTGGCCTAGATGGGATGCCGGGGGCCGGGGCGGAGATCCTGGTGGACGAGGTGCGGCACAAGGCCGCCCCCGCCCGCATCAAGACCGCGGACTGGTACCGCATCGTGGATGCCGCCCAGGCCCTGGGGCTTTACACCCTGGCCAGCATGGTGATCGGCTTTGGGGAAGGGCCAAGGGAGCGCACCGCCCACCTGCTGGGCCTAAGGGCCCAGCAGGACAAGGCCCTGGAAAAGTACCAAAACGGCTTTGCCGCCTTTGCCCTTTGGACCTTGCAGGTGGAGCACACCCGGCTTAAGGGCAAGGCCCCGGGGGCCACCGCCCACGAGTACCTGAAAACCCTGGCCATCGCCCGGCTCACCCTGGACAACTTCGCCCACCTCCAAGCCTCCTGGCCCACCCTGGGGTTCAAGGTGGCCCAGGCCGCCCTTTACTACGGGGCCGACGACTTCGGCAGCACCATGCTGGAGGAGAACGTGGTTTCGGCGGCCGGGGGGCATGGGCGCACCCACGCCACGGTGCGGGAGATCGTGCGCCACATCGTGGATGCGGGCTTCCGGCCTGCGGAGCGGGACCCCCTCTACCGCATCCTGCGGTATCCAGACCCCAAGGCCCTCCTGGAAGAGGGCGTGGAGCTCCCCCTGGCCTAA
- the trpA gene encoding tryptophan synthase subunit alpha, protein MTTREAFARAKAEGRAALIPYLTAGFPSREGFLQAVKEVLPYADLLEIGLPYSDPLGDGPVIQRASEEALRKGMSVQGVLELFREVRALTERPLFLMTYLNPVLAWGPERFFSLFQQAGATGLILPDLPPDEDPALVRLAQEIGLETVFLLAPTSTDRRVETVVGYATGFIYAVSVTGVTGERERLPEEVRDLVRRIKARTSLPVAVGFGVSGRETAAQAAVADGVVVGSALVRALEGDRPLAPLLEEIRQGLLQKEPA, encoded by the coding sequence ATGACCACGCGGGAAGCCTTTGCCCGGGCCAAGGCCGAGGGCCGGGCCGCCTTGATCCCCTACCTCACCGCCGGCTTTCCCAGCCGGGAAGGCTTCTTGCAGGCGGTGAAGGAGGTGTTGCCCTACGCCGACCTTTTGGAGATCGGCCTTCCCTACTCCGATCCCCTGGGGGACGGTCCGGTGATCCAGCGGGCCAGCGAGGAGGCCTTAAGGAAGGGGATGAGCGTCCAGGGGGTTTTGGAACTCTTCCGGGAGGTGCGGGCCCTCACCGAAAGGCCCCTTTTCCTCATGACCTACCTGAACCCCGTCTTAGCCTGGGGTCCGGAACGGTTTTTTAGCCTTTTCCAGCAGGCGGGGGCCACGGGTCTCATCCTCCCCGACCTTCCTCCCGATGAGGATCCCGCCCTGGTGCGCCTGGCCCAGGAGATAGGCTTGGAAACGGTGTTTCTCCTGGCCCCCACCTCCACGGACCGGCGGGTGGAAACCGTGGTGGGCTACGCCACCGGGTTCATCTATGCGGTCTCCGTCACCGGGGTCACCGGGGAGCGGGAGCGCCTGCCCGAGGAGGTGCGGGACCTGGTGCGGCGCATCAAGGCCAGAACCTCCTTGCCCGTGGCGGTGGGCTTTGGGGTTTCGGGAAGGGAAACCGCAGCCCAGGCGGCGGTGGCCGACGGGGTGGTGGTGGGAAGCGCCTTGGTGCGGGCCCTCGAGGGGGATAGGCCCCTGGCCCCTCTCCTCGAGGAGATCCGCCAAGGGCTTTTGCAAAAGGAACCCGCTTAG
- the trpB gene encoding tryptophan synthase subunit beta has translation MLRLSDFPLPDERGRFGPYGGRYVPETLIPALEEVEAAYREAKKDPAFLAELEHYLRTFAGRPTPLYHAKRLSEYWGGAQVYLKREDLLHTGAHKINNTLGQALLARRMGKKRVIAETGAGQHGVSVATVAALFGLECVVYMGEEDVRRQALNVFRMKLLGAEVRPVAAGSRTLKDATNEAIRDWLTHVRTTFYILGSVVGPHPYPMMVREFQSVIGEEVKEESLRMFGRYPDALIAAVGGGSNAIGLFAPFAYLPPRERPRLIGVEAAGEGLSSGRHAASIGAGKRGVLHGSYMYLLYDHDGQITPAHSVSAGLDYPGVGPEHSYYADQGIAEYAGVTDEEALEGFKLLARLEGIIPALESAHAIAHAAKVVPEMDKDQIVVINLSGRGDKDVTEVMRLLGGEL, from the coding sequence ATGTTGAGGTTGTCTGATTTTCCCCTACCGGACGAGCGGGGACGGTTTGGTCCCTATGGAGGAAGGTACGTTCCTGAAACCTTAATCCCGGCCCTCGAGGAGGTGGAGGCCGCCTACAGGGAGGCCAAGAAGGACCCCGCCTTTTTGGCGGAGCTGGAGCACTACCTCAGGACCTTTGCCGGCCGGCCTACCCCCCTTTACCACGCCAAGAGGCTTAGCGAGTACTGGGGCGGGGCCCAGGTGTACCTGAAGCGGGAGGACCTTCTCCACACCGGGGCCCACAAGATCAACAACACCTTGGGCCAGGCCCTCCTGGCCCGGCGCATGGGCAAAAAGCGGGTTATCGCCGAAACCGGGGCCGGGCAGCACGGGGTCTCCGTGGCCACGGTGGCGGCGCTTTTCGGCCTGGAATGCGTGGTCTACATGGGGGAGGAGGACGTGCGGCGCCAGGCCCTAAACGTGTTCCGCATGAAGCTTCTGGGGGCGGAGGTGCGCCCGGTGGCGGCGGGAAGCCGCACCCTTAAGGACGCCACCAACGAGGCCATCCGCGACTGGCTCACCCATGTGCGCACCACCTTCTACATCCTGGGCTCGGTGGTGGGCCCCCACCCCTACCCCATGATGGTGCGGGAGTTCCAAAGCGTCATCGGGGAGGAGGTGAAGGAGGAGAGCCTGAGGATGTTCGGCCGCTACCCCGATGCCCTCATCGCCGCCGTGGGTGGGGGGTCCAACGCCATCGGGCTTTTCGCCCCCTTCGCCTACCTTCCCCCAAGGGAGCGTCCCCGGCTCATCGGGGTGGAGGCCGCCGGGGAGGGGCTTTCCAGCGGTAGGCACGCCGCCAGCATCGGGGCGGGGAAGCGGGGGGTGTTGCACGGGAGCTACATGTACCTCCTTTACGACCACGACGGCCAGATCACCCCGGCCCACTCGGTTTCTGCGGGGCTGGATTACCCAGGGGTGGGGCCGGAGCACAGCTACTACGCCGACCAGGGCATCGCCGAGTACGCGGGGGTGACGGACGAGGAGGCCCTGGAGGGCTTCAAGCTCCTCGCCCGCCTGGAGGGGATCATCCCCGCCCTGGAGTCCGCCCATGCCATCGCCCACGCGGCCAAGGTGGTGCCGGAGATGGATAAGGACCAGATCGTGGTCATCAACCTCTCGGGCCGGGGGGACAAGGACGTGACCGAGGTGATGCGCCTTCTGGGAGGGGAGCTATGA
- the thyX gene encoding FAD-dependent thymidylate synthase, whose translation MEIAVLDKGFVRLVEAMGNDASIVQAARVSYGPGTKTVREDAALIDYLMRHRHTSPFEMVEFKFHVKAPIFVVRQWFRHRTASVNEISGRYSVLQEEFYEPKAWRHQARRNKQGSEGAFPDEEASRLLKGVEREAYQAYQTLLEKGIAREMARMVLPLNLYTEFYWKQDLHNLFHFLALRLDPHAQWEIRQYAQAIAEIVKAHVPLAWGSFEEHVLKGAHLSQTEVRALRGLLTPELYEKALRALGLSGSRLEEALTKLFPPEPA comes from the coding sequence ATGGAGATTGCGGTACTGGACAAGGGCTTCGTCCGCCTGGTGGAGGCGATGGGGAACGACGCTTCCATCGTCCAGGCGGCCAGGGTTTCCTACGGCCCGGGCACCAAGACGGTGCGGGAGGATGCCGCCCTCATCGACTACCTCATGCGCCACCGCCACACCAGCCCTTTTGAGATGGTGGAGTTCAAGTTCCACGTCAAGGCCCCCATCTTCGTGGTGCGCCAGTGGTTTCGCCACCGCACCGCCAGCGTGAACGAGATCTCTGGGCGCTACTCCGTGTTGCAGGAGGAGTTCTACGAACCCAAGGCCTGGCGCCACCAGGCCAGGAGGAACAAGCAGGGCTCGGAAGGGGCCTTCCCCGACGAGGAAGCCTCCCGCCTTCTAAAAGGGGTGGAGAGAGAGGCCTACCAGGCCTACCAGACCCTCCTGGAAAAGGGCATCGCCCGGGAAATGGCCCGGATGGTCCTCCCCTTAAACCTGTACACGGAGTTTTACTGGAAGCAGGACCTGCACAACCTCTTCCACTTCCTGGCCCTGCGCCTGGACCCCCACGCCCAGTGGGAGATCCGGCAGTACGCCCAGGCCATCGCCGAGATCGTCAAGGCCCACGTGCCCCTGGCCTGGGGGAGTTTTGAGGAACACGTGCTAAAGGGAGCCCACCTCTCCCAGACGGAGGTTCGCGCCTTACGGGGGCTTCTCACCCCCGAGCTTTACGAGAAGGCCCTACGGGCGCTTGGGCTTTCCGGTTCCCGGCTGGAGGAGGCCCTAACCAAGCTCTTTCCCCCGGAGCCCGCTTAG
- the ligA gene encoding NAD-dependent DNA ligase LigA, translating into MTLEEARKRVNELRDLIRYHNYRYYVLDSPEISDAEYDRLLRELKELEERFPELKSPDSPTEQVGARPLEATFCPIRHPSRMYSLDNAFTLEEVKAFEERVERALGRQGPFVYTVEHKVDGLSVNLYYEEGVLVWGATRGDGETGEEVTQNLLTIPTIPRRLKGVPERLEVRGEVYLPIEAFLRLNEELEEKGERIFKNPRNAAAGSLRQKDPRITARRGLRATFYALGLGLEESGIRTQFALLHWLKEKGFPVEHGFTQAQGAEGVERVYQAWLKERQNLTFEADGVVAKLDELSLWRELGYTARAPRFAIAYKFPAEEKETRLLQVVFQVGRTGRVTPVGVLEPVLIEGSEVSRVTLHNESYIEELDVRMGDWVLVHKAGGVIPEVLRVLKERRTGEERPIRWPETCPECGHRLLKEGKVHRCPNPLCPAKRFEAIRHYASRKAMDIGGLGEKLIEKLLEAGLVKDVADLYRLREEDLVGLERMGEKSAGNLLRQIGESKGRGLERLLYALGLPGVGEVLARNLAAHFGTMDRLLEATPEELLQVEEVGELTARGIYETLQDPAFRDLVRRLKEAGVEMEAKERGEEALKGFTFVITGELSRPREEVKALLRRLGAKVTDSVSRKTSYLVMGEAPGSKLEKARALGVPILTEEELYRLIEERTGKSREALLA; encoded by the coding sequence ATGACCCTGGAGGAGGCTCGCAAACGGGTAAACGAGCTACGGGACCTGATCCGCTACCACAACTACCGCTACTACGTCCTGGACTCCCCCGAGATCTCCGACGCCGAGTACGACCGGCTTTTGCGGGAGCTTAAGGAGCTGGAGGAGCGCTTTCCTGAGCTCAAAAGCCCCGACTCCCCCACGGAGCAGGTGGGGGCAAGACCCCTCGAGGCCACCTTTTGTCCCATCCGCCACCCAAGCCGCATGTACTCCCTGGATAACGCCTTCACCCTGGAGGAGGTCAAGGCCTTTGAGGAGCGGGTGGAGCGGGCCCTGGGGAGGCAGGGTCCCTTCGTGTATACGGTGGAGCACAAGGTGGATGGGCTCTCCGTGAACCTGTACTACGAGGAGGGGGTTCTGGTATGGGGGGCCACCCGGGGGGATGGGGAGACGGGGGAGGAGGTGACCCAGAACCTCCTCACCATCCCCACCATTCCCCGGAGGCTTAAGGGGGTGCCGGAGCGCCTCGAGGTCCGGGGGGAGGTGTACCTGCCCATAGAGGCCTTCCTCCGCCTGAACGAGGAGCTGGAGGAAAAGGGGGAGCGGATCTTCAAAAACCCCAGGAACGCCGCCGCCGGCTCCCTCAGGCAGAAGGACCCTCGGATTACCGCAAGGAGGGGCCTCAGGGCCACCTTCTACGCCCTGGGCCTAGGCCTGGAGGAAAGCGGGATACGGACCCAGTTTGCGCTTCTCCATTGGCTAAAGGAGAAGGGCTTCCCCGTGGAGCACGGCTTCACCCAGGCCCAAGGGGCAGAGGGGGTGGAGAGGGTTTACCAGGCCTGGCTTAAGGAGCGGCAGAACCTGACCTTCGAGGCGGACGGGGTGGTGGCTAAGCTGGATGAACTCTCCCTTTGGCGGGAGCTGGGCTATACTGCAAGGGCTCCGCGGTTTGCCATCGCCTACAAGTTCCCCGCCGAAGAGAAGGAAACCCGCTTGCTGCAGGTGGTCTTCCAGGTGGGGCGCACGGGTAGGGTCACGCCGGTGGGCGTCTTGGAGCCGGTTTTGATAGAGGGGAGCGAGGTGAGCCGGGTTACCCTTCACAACGAAAGCTACATCGAGGAGCTGGACGTGCGCATGGGGGACTGGGTCCTGGTGCACAAGGCGGGGGGGGTGATCCCCGAGGTCCTGAGGGTCCTGAAGGAGAGGAGGACGGGGGAGGAGAGGCCCATCCGCTGGCCAGAAACCTGCCCCGAATGCGGCCACCGTTTGCTGAAGGAGGGCAAAGTCCACCGTTGCCCCAATCCCCTGTGCCCCGCCAAGCGCTTTGAGGCCATCCGCCACTACGCTTCCCGCAAGGCCATGGACATCGGAGGCCTGGGGGAGAAGCTCATTGAGAAGCTTTTAGAAGCGGGGTTGGTGAAGGATGTGGCCGACCTGTACCGGCTTAGGGAGGAGGACCTGGTGGGCCTGGAGCGCATGGGGGAGAAGAGCGCAGGGAACCTTCTCCGCCAGATTGGGGAGAGCAAGGGCCGGGGTCTGGAACGCCTCCTTTACGCCTTGGGGCTACCGGGGGTGGGGGAGGTCTTGGCCCGCAACCTGGCAGCCCACTTCGGCACCATGGACCGGCTCCTGGAGGCCACACCAGAGGAGCTCCTCCAGGTGGAGGAGGTGGGGGAGCTCACCGCCCGGGGGATTTACGAAACCCTGCAGGACCCCGCCTTCCGTGATCTGGTGAGGCGCCTGAAGGAGGCCGGGGTGGAGATGGAGGCCAAGGAACGGGGCGAAGAGGCCCTAAAGGGCTTTACCTTCGTCATCACCGGGGAGCTTTCCCGCCCCCGGGAGGAGGTGAAGGCCCTTTTGCGGCGCTTGGGGGCCAAGGTGACGGATTCCGTGAGCCGTAAGACCAGCTACCTGGTCATGGGGGAGGCCCCAGGGAGCAAGCTGGAGAAGGCCCGGGCCCTGGGGGTGCCCATCCTCACGGAGGAGGAACTCTACCGGCTCATAGAGGAGCGTACGGGCAAAAGCCGGGAAGCCTTGCTGGCCTAA
- a CDS encoding BMP family lipoprotein, protein MKRIVTLLAVLALGLSLAQVRVGIAFDAGGKFDRSFNQSAWEGAQKAAKDFGIKLFDFEPADPSQVGQGIRTFAEEGFDLVIGVGFANEPAITATAKEFPKVNFAVIDAVPGEGKLLNAVGLVFREHEGSFLVGYIAGKMTRTGVVGFIGGMDIPLIHKFEAGFRAGAEYAFKEDKIPGKVLVGYVGNTPAAWNDPAKAKEIAASQVRQGADIIYAAAGGSGLGLIDYVKQAKCLKEGGAIRFVRKADPYAKVPKYADYTKTCGTDGTKATPLFFIGVDANQNYLGDTDNNPSTLNHGLTSMMKRVDVATYEVIKSVVQKAFKGGVREFGLANNGVGYALDEYNKALIPAAVISKLEVLKQQIIKGQLKVPEKR, encoded by the coding sequence ATGAAACGTATCGTAACCCTTTTGGCAGTACTGGCCCTGGGCCTGAGCCTGGCCCAAGTCCGCGTGGGCATCGCCTTTGACGCTGGGGGTAAGTTTGACCGCTCCTTCAACCAGTCCGCCTGGGAAGGGGCGCAGAAGGCGGCCAAGGACTTTGGGATCAAGCTCTTTGACTTTGAGCCCGCCGACCCCTCCCAGGTGGGCCAGGGCATCCGCACCTTCGCCGAGGAGGGCTTTGACCTGGTGATCGGGGTGGGCTTCGCCAACGAGCCCGCCATCACCGCCACCGCCAAGGAGTTCCCCAAGGTGAACTTTGCCGTCATTGATGCCGTCCCCGGGGAGGGCAAGCTTTTAAACGCCGTGGGCCTGGTCTTCCGGGAGCACGAGGGGAGCTTCCTGGTGGGCTACATCGCCGGTAAGATGACCCGCACCGGGGTGGTGGGCTTCATCGGCGGCATGGACATCCCCCTCATCCACAAGTTTGAGGCGGGCTTCCGGGCCGGGGCGGAGTACGCCTTCAAGGAGGACAAGATCCCGGGCAAGGTCCTGGTGGGCTATGTGGGCAACACCCCCGCCGCCTGGAACGACCCCGCCAAGGCCAAGGAGATCGCCGCCAGCCAGGTGCGCCAGGGGGCGGACATCATCTACGCCGCTGCCGGCGGCTCGGGCCTGGGCCTCATCGACTACGTGAAGCAGGCCAAGTGCCTCAAGGAGGGCGGGGCCATCCGCTTTGTGCGCAAGGCCGACCCCTACGCCAAGGTGCCCAAGTACGCCGATTACACCAAGACCTGCGGCACCGACGGCACCAAGGCCACGCCCCTCTTCTTCATCGGGGTGGACGCCAACCAGAACTACCTGGGGGACACCGACAATAACCCCAGCACCCTGAACCACGGCCTCACCTCCATGATGAAGCGGGTGGACGTGGCCACCTACGAGGTCATCAAGAGCGTGGTGCAGAAGGCCTTTAAGGGCGGGGTGCGGGAGTTCGGCCTGGCCAACAACGGGGTGGGGTACGCCCTGGACGAGTACAACAAGGCCCTGATCCCGGCCGCCGTGATCAGCAAGCTGGAGGTCTTGAAGCAGCAGATCATCAAGGGCCAGCTTAAGGTGCCCGAAAAACGCTAG